One window from the genome of Deltaproteobacteria bacterium encodes:
- a CDS encoding VWA domain-containing protein — MTMPFGLGTLRLASPAALLALLVVPLFFAAARRARRGLPAVICRSAAALAIVFVLAGPRLETPRPERGACVIAAIDVSASVQDAAVEAARAFLARLLPRLGPDDVVGSVAFAAHARVIAHPAAGRPSLAALLPAHVDADPDADDTDLGAAYLAADSLCPAGKQAALVLFTDGNETQGSIVAEIALGEPSLPVFPVVPPAAALPAAAIRRLLAPAFAPELSVLPLSVVVESRAPRPLPAVLEVRADEEEAAPVPVELPPGTSLVELPYRFRAEGEFLLRARLLLPPDQPRAPAPAGVPITVTPPARVLLVSGLARPVVAVALTRRGADVDVVPPAALAARLGELADYHAVVLDDVARAGLGDETLERLRVYVARGGALIATGGERLFGDPGFAESPLARVLPVTLEPRSAEPKTREPIALYLLIDRSNSMGYSSSNPAVQFGEKMEYAKRAAIAVLDQLGPSDLVAAIAFDSQPYELGALRPVGEGRAALRAAIERIQYGGGTDFKDALDIARRNLVESGRRVRHVILLTDGDTNRHPEDHAELIAALARAEITVTTIRIGSDTINLELLKTISRATGGEFHHVEHVEALPQLMLRDTRRLIDPTAGLEDAPARIGIPGPMLAGLAEQDLPPVARWAPTRAKPGAELRLYVDAGERRDPLLATWQYELGRAAALPVDFEAGARAWPAWRGFAKLWSQLLLWTMPPARPADRRLEARRLEDGALVRLETGTDAAGPFALRLAGTGDVPLHPVGRRAFAAVVPGLEPGVHLCRLVSAAGAEPLRLVVPARSPSGRESRARGPNLALLARAVALTGGRLAAQPADVVAARPGVGRRRVALAGVLVPLALLLVLGDVAVRRLAS, encoded by the coding sequence ATGACGATGCCGTTCGGCCTCGGCACCCTGCGACTCGCCTCGCCCGCGGCGCTCCTCGCACTCCTCGTCGTGCCCCTCTTCTTCGCCGCGGCGCGCCGCGCCCGGCGGGGTCTGCCCGCCGTGATCTGCCGCTCGGCTGCCGCGCTGGCCATCGTGTTCGTGCTGGCCGGCCCGCGCCTGGAGACGCCTCGGCCGGAGCGCGGCGCCTGCGTGATCGCCGCGATCGACGTCTCGGCGAGCGTGCAGGACGCCGCCGTCGAGGCCGCTCGCGCCTTCCTCGCCCGGCTCCTGCCGAGGCTCGGTCCCGACGACGTCGTCGGCTCCGTGGCCTTCGCCGCGCACGCGCGCGTGATCGCGCACCCGGCCGCAGGCCGACCCTCGCTCGCCGCGCTCCTGCCGGCGCACGTCGACGCCGATCCGGATGCGGACGACACCGACCTCGGCGCCGCGTACCTCGCCGCGGACTCGCTCTGTCCCGCGGGGAAGCAGGCAGCGCTGGTGCTCTTCACCGACGGCAACGAGACCCAGGGGAGCATCGTCGCCGAGATCGCGCTCGGGGAGCCCTCGCTCCCGGTCTTCCCGGTCGTGCCGCCCGCGGCGGCGTTGCCAGCGGCGGCGATCCGTCGCCTGCTCGCGCCCGCCTTCGCGCCCGAGCTGAGCGTCCTGCCGCTCTCGGTCGTGGTCGAGAGCCGGGCGCCGAGGCCGCTCCCCGCCGTGCTCGAGGTGCGGGCAGACGAGGAGGAGGCGGCCCCGGTCCCCGTCGAGCTGCCGCCCGGCACGAGCCTCGTCGAGCTGCCCTATCGCTTCCGCGCCGAGGGCGAGTTCCTCCTCCGGGCGCGGTTGCTCCTGCCACCGGACCAGCCGCGCGCGCCCGCCCCGGCCGGGGTGCCGATCACCGTGACGCCGCCGGCGCGGGTGCTGCTGGTCAGCGGGCTCGCGCGGCCGGTCGTCGCCGTGGCGCTCACGCGCCGGGGCGCCGACGTCGACGTCGTGCCGCCTGCGGCCCTCGCCGCCCGCCTGGGCGAGCTCGCGGACTATCACGCCGTCGTGCTCGACGACGTGGCGCGCGCGGGCCTCGGCGACGAGACGCTCGAGCGGCTGCGGGTGTACGTCGCCCGCGGCGGCGCGCTGATCGCGACCGGGGGGGAACGGCTGTTCGGCGATCCCGGCTTCGCCGAGAGCCCGCTCGCGCGCGTGCTGCCCGTGACGCTCGAGCCGCGCTCCGCCGAGCCGAAGACGCGCGAGCCGATCGCGCTCTACCTGCTGATCGACCGCTCCAACAGCATGGGCTACTCGAGCAGCAATCCCGCCGTGCAGTTCGGCGAGAAGATGGAGTACGCGAAGCGCGCCGCGATCGCGGTCCTCGACCAGCTCGGCCCGTCGGACCTGGTGGCGGCGATCGCCTTCGACTCCCAGCCCTACGAGCTCGGTGCGCTCCGGCCCGTGGGCGAGGGCCGCGCCGCGCTCCGCGCGGCGATCGAGCGCATCCAGTACGGCGGCGGCACGGACTTCAAGGACGCGCTCGACATCGCCCGGCGGAACCTCGTCGAGTCGGGGCGGCGGGTCCGCCACGTGATCCTCCTGACCGACGGCGACACCAACCGTCACCCCGAGGACCACGCCGAGCTGATCGCGGCGCTGGCGCGCGCCGAGATCACCGTCACGACGATCCGGATCGGCTCAGACACCATCAACCTGGAGCTCCTGAAGACGATCTCGCGCGCCACGGGCGGCGAGTTCCACCACGTCGAGCACGTCGAGGCGCTGCCGCAGCTCATGCTGCGCGATACCCGCCGGCTGATCGACCCCACGGCGGGGCTCGAGGACGCACCGGCGCGCATCGGCATCCCCGGCCCGATGCTCGCGGGTCTCGCGGAGCAGGATCTGCCGCCCGTCGCGCGCTGGGCGCCGACGCGGGCGAAGCCGGGCGCCGAGCTCCGGCTCTACGTCGACGCCGGCGAGCGCCGCGACCCGCTGCTCGCCACGTGGCAGTACGAGCTCGGCCGGGCGGCGGCGTTGCCCGTCGACTTCGAGGCCGGCGCGCGCGCCTGGCCCGCCTGGCGCGGCTTCGCCAAGCTCTGGTCGCAGCTCCTGCTCTGGACGATGCCGCCGGCCCGCCCCGCGGACCGCCGCCTCGAGGCCCGGCGGCTCGAGGACGGTGCGCTCGTGCGCCTCGAGACGGGCACCGATGCCGCCGGTCCCTTCGCCCTGCGCCTGGCCGGCACCGGCGACGTGCCGCTCCACCCGGTCGGACGGCGCGCCTTCGCCGCCGTCGTTCCGGGTCTCGAGCCCGGCGTGCATCTCTGCCGGCTGGTCTCGGCGGCCGGCGCGGAGCCGCTGCGACTCGTCGTCCCGGCGCGATCGCCGAGCGGGCGCGAGTCCCGCGCCCGCGGCCCGAACCTGGCGCTGCTCGCACGCGCCGTGGCGCTGACGGGCGGCCGCCTCGCCGCGCAGCCGGCGGACGTCGTCGCCGCGCGCCCGGGCGTCGGCCGGCGCCGGGTGGCGCTGGCGGGCGTCCTCGTCCCGCTCGCGCTCCTGCTCGTGCTCGGCGACGTCGCGGTGCGCCGGCTGGCGAGCTGA
- a CDS encoding long-chain fatty acid--CoA ligase — protein sequence MSSAVSLEAGLAAAIATREALDFEAWAQRIFRHQFERNAPYRAFCERRGVRPETVARWEDVPAVPAAAFRRAELACGPPEAIFRTSGTTDAESRGRHLVPHLALYRASALGAFERFVLPDGARLACLFLVPSPALRPDSSLARMCAWVGEAFGRGVEWLVGRDGLDVERLLASLADAERRGEAVLVGGVTSAFVRLFDACAARRLAFRLGPGSRVMDTGGTKGLGRPLSRAGFLRTCWTMLGVAGYHCVNEYGMTELCSQRYESALRDRFDGRGLAPRRLLAPAWLRTRVLDPDTLAPARPGEVGLLCHHDLANAGSVSVVLTDDLGRTVGEDGIEVTGRAAGAARRGCGLLLAELAGS from the coding sequence GTGAGCAGCGCCGTTTCGTTGGAAGCCGGGCTCGCGGCGGCGATCGCGACGCGAGAGGCCCTCGACTTCGAGGCGTGGGCGCAGCGGATCTTCCGTCATCAGTTCGAGCGCAACGCGCCGTACCGTGCCTTCTGCGAGCGGCGCGGCGTCCGCCCGGAGACCGTGGCGCGCTGGGAAGACGTGCCCGCCGTTCCGGCGGCCGCCTTCCGTCGCGCCGAGCTCGCGTGCGGGCCGCCGGAGGCGATCTTCCGCACCAGCGGCACGACGGATGCGGAGTCGCGCGGCCGCCACCTCGTCCCGCATCTCGCCCTCTACCGCGCGAGCGCGCTCGGCGCGTTCGAGCGCTTCGTGCTGCCCGACGGCGCTCGTCTCGCCTGCCTCTTCCTCGTGCCGTCGCCCGCGCTGCGGCCCGACTCCTCGCTGGCGCGCATGTGCGCGTGGGTGGGCGAGGCGTTCGGCCGCGGCGTCGAGTGGCTCGTCGGTCGGGACGGGCTCGACGTCGAGCGGCTCCTCGCGTCCCTCGCGGACGCCGAGCGGCGGGGCGAGGCGGTGCTCGTCGGTGGCGTGACGTCGGCGTTCGTCCGGCTGTTCGACGCCTGCGCGGCGCGCCGGCTCGCGTTCCGGCTGGGCCCCGGCAGCCGCGTGATGGACACGGGTGGCACGAAGGGGCTCGGGCGCCCGCTTTCGCGCGCCGGCTTCCTGCGCACCTGCTGGACCATGCTCGGCGTCGCCGGCTACCACTGCGTCAACGAGTACGGCATGACCGAGCTCTGCTCGCAGCGCTACGAGAGCGCGCTGCGTGACCGCTTCGACGGGCGCGGGCTCGCACCGCGGCGGCTCCTGGCGCCCGCGTGGCTCAGGACGCGCGTCCTCGATCCCGACACGCTGGCGCCCGCCCGGCCGGGCGAGGTCGGCCTCCTCTGCCATCACGACCTGGCCAACGCCGGCTCGGTCTCGGTGGTCCTCACCGACGATCTCGGACGGACCGTCGGTGAAGACGGCATCGAGGTCACGGGCCGCGCGGCCGGCGCCGCGCGGCGCGGCTGCGGTCTGCTCCTCGCGGAGCTCGCCGGCTCGTGA
- a CDS encoding right-handed parallel beta-helix repeat-containing protein, which translates to MRIRGLLALTLVVAFAGPARAVRSCGDDVDGHGKRVACACGDVLVSSRVLGPADEVTAAPCPANGLVVAASGPVTLDLGGRTIAGDGQGIGILVVRGSLLLVGPGAVERFQVGVLARGVQALRSAVNVRVAGNRLDGLVAQGDGFTVVGSVAEGNGRNGFSLGGTDYALDGNRASENGRHGFKLTGMGAHVGGGFGNEAIANAGVGFWLLGGMHQVVGATAHGNRKHGVMANVGHTLLSGVQADANLGNGLWAMGPGIAVGDSSATGNRGLGIWVMGKGVVDRGGNRGTDNLGVMPVYGRPSRMMMDMAPLIQCRIGMMGECR; encoded by the coding sequence ATGCGCATCCGCGGCCTCCTCGCGCTGACGCTCGTGGTCGCCTTCGCCGGGCCCGCCCGCGCCGTTCGTTCGTGCGGCGACGACGTCGACGGGCACGGCAAGCGCGTCGCCTGCGCGTGCGGCGACGTCCTCGTCTCCTCTCGCGTGCTCGGTCCGGCGGACGAGGTGACGGCGGCTCCATGCCCGGCGAACGGCCTCGTGGTCGCCGCTTCCGGTCCCGTGACGCTCGACCTCGGCGGCAGGACGATCGCCGGCGACGGGCAAGGGATCGGCATCCTGGTCGTGCGCGGCAGCCTCCTGCTCGTCGGGCCCGGCGCCGTCGAGCGTTTCCAGGTCGGCGTGCTCGCCCGCGGCGTTCAGGCGCTGCGCAGCGCGGTGAACGTCCGCGTGGCCGGCAACCGGCTCGACGGCCTCGTCGCGCAGGGTGACGGGTTCACGGTCGTCGGCTCGGTCGCGGAAGGCAACGGCCGCAACGGGTTCTCGCTCGGCGGCACCGACTACGCGCTCGACGGCAACCGGGCGTCCGAGAACGGCCGGCACGGCTTCAAGCTCACCGGCATGGGGGCGCACGTCGGCGGCGGCTTCGGCAACGAGGCGATCGCCAACGCCGGGGTGGGATTCTGGCTGCTCGGCGGCATGCATCAGGTCGTCGGCGCGACGGCGCACGGGAACCGCAAGCACGGCGTGATGGCGAACGTCGGGCACACGCTGCTCTCGGGCGTGCAGGCCGACGCCAATCTCGGCAACGGGCTCTGGGCCATGGGCCCGGGGATCGCGGTCGGGGACAGCAGCGCCACCGGGAACCGCGGGCTCGGCATCTGGGTGATGGGGAAGGGCGTCGTCGACCGCGGCGGAAACCGTGGCACGGACAACCTGGGCGTGATGCCCGTGTACGGGCGGCCGTCCCGGATGATGATGGACATGGCGCCGCTCATTCAGTGCCGCATCGGCATGATGGGAGAGTGCCGGTGA
- a CDS encoding tetratricopeptide repeat protein: MASKEELYDRAIDLFADGKLEEAVETYRAAITLDPGYSDAWHGLAMAYSELKQHDQAIEAGKRLVELVPDDTLAHTSLSRFYQAAGMIAEAEAESAKARMLDWKRQLKEQEKPG, encoded by the coding sequence ATGGCGAGCAAGGAAGAGCTGTACGACCGGGCGATCGACCTCTTCGCGGACGGCAAGCTCGAGGAGGCGGTCGAGACCTATCGGGCCGCGATCACCCTCGACCCGGGCTACTCCGACGCCTGGCACGGCCTCGCCATGGCCTACAGCGAGCTCAAGCAGCACGACCAGGCGATCGAGGCGGGCAAGCGCCTCGTCGAGCTCGTGCCCGACGACACGCTCGCGCACACCAGTCTTTCACGGTTCTACCAGGCGGCGGGCATGATCGCGGAGGCGGAAGCCGAGAGCGCCAAGGCGCGCATGCTGGACTGGAAGCGGCAGCTGAAAGAGCAGGAGAAGCCCGGCTAG
- a CDS encoding aspartate aminotransferase family protein, with amino-acid sequence MHALFLRHVCQTSPAPLGITVARASGSTVWDAAGRAYLDLLAGMGVANVGHTHPEVVAAVRAQAERHLHVMVYGEFVEEAQVRLAARLAGLLPDPLEVAYFTSSGAEAIEGALKTARKHTGRARLVAFEGGFHGDTLGALSVGGNPRYRAPFEPLLADVAFLPFDDEAALPAVDGRTAAVVVEPIQAEGGVRIPRPSFLAALRRRCDETGALLVLDEVVTGFGRTGRLFAFEHWGIVPDLLVLAKALGGGLPLGAFVGSAAVMATLSRDPPLAHVTTFGGHPLSCAGGRAALEVLLRDGLVTRAATLGDRLQAELAALIGRGGLVAVRGLGLLLGLEFGTPEASARFARRALDAGLILNWTLHRDTVVRLAPPLVLTDDEAERATNGIRAALG; translated from the coding sequence CTGCACGCGCTCTTCCTGCGCCACGTCTGCCAGACGTCGCCGGCGCCCCTCGGCATCACGGTGGCGCGCGCCTCGGGATCCACGGTGTGGGATGCCGCCGGCCGAGCCTACCTCGACCTGCTCGCCGGCATGGGAGTCGCGAACGTCGGTCACACCCATCCCGAGGTGGTGGCGGCGGTACGCGCGCAGGCCGAGCGCCACCTGCACGTGATGGTGTACGGTGAGTTCGTCGAGGAGGCGCAGGTCCGCCTCGCCGCACGGCTCGCCGGCCTCCTGCCGGACCCGCTCGAGGTCGCGTACTTCACGTCGAGCGGGGCCGAAGCGATCGAGGGCGCCCTCAAGACGGCGCGCAAGCACACCGGCCGCGCACGCCTCGTCGCCTTCGAGGGAGGCTTCCACGGCGACACGCTGGGCGCGCTCTCCGTCGGGGGGAACCCGCGCTACCGCGCGCCCTTCGAGCCACTGCTCGCCGACGTGGCCTTCCTCCCCTTCGACGACGAGGCCGCGCTCCCCGCCGTCGACGGCCGCACGGCCGCGGTGGTCGTCGAGCCGATCCAGGCCGAGGGGGGTGTGCGCATCCCCCGCCCGAGCTTCCTCGCCGCGCTGCGGCGCCGCTGCGACGAGACCGGTGCTCTCCTCGTGCTCGACGAGGTGGTGACGGGCTTCGGGCGCACCGGGAGGCTGTTCGCCTTCGAGCACTGGGGGATCGTTCCCGACCTCCTCGTCCTCGCCAAGGCGCTCGGCGGCGGCCTCCCGCTCGGCGCCTTCGTCGGCAGCGCGGCGGTCATGGCGACGCTCTCCCGCGACCCGCCGCTGGCGCACGTGACCACGTTCGGCGGCCACCCGCTCTCATGCGCCGGCGGCCGCGCGGCGCTCGAGGTCCTGCTGCGCGACGGGCTCGTGACGCGCGCCGCGACGCTCGGCGACCGGCTCCAAGCGGAGCTCGCCGCCCTCATCGGTCGCGGCGGACTGGTCGCCGTGCGCGGCCTTGGCCTCCTGCTGGGCCTCGAGTTCGGCACTCCGGAGGCCTCCGCCCGCTTCGCGCGCCGCGCGCTGGACGCGGGCCTGATCCTCAACTGGACCCTCCACCGCGACACCGTCGTCCGTCTCGCCCCGCCGCTCGTGCTGACCGACGACGAGGCCGAGCGCGCGACAAACGGCATCCGCGCGGCGCTCGGGTAG
- a CDS encoding DUF58 domain-containing protein: MRRRADAPAALPSFRGLVLRVRGAMGERLGERRFPGRPQPAGIELEAYSAYAPGDDLRHLDWNAVGRLDALLVRRFTAEREVLVHLLLDCSASMGVPVRDGKLAAARQLAMALAQVALAGNDAVRVALLGGGTVPRETPVYRFGWRQGQPATGVARLAAFLAAAEARGAVALGAALEDHARRHPRPGAALVISDFMTDPAEVEGGVLALRARGYGVVLLHVIGAGELEPGREFRHGVLRDVESGATRPIALTRAVLERYEALLAGHLAALEALARRTETTYARMTTASTVGEFVTGELARVGVVRRR; the protein is encoded by the coding sequence ATGAGGCGGCGGGCCGATGCGCCGGCGGCGCTGCCGTCGTTCCGCGGCCTCGTGCTGCGCGTCCGGGGCGCGATGGGCGAGCGTCTCGGCGAGCGACGGTTCCCCGGCCGGCCCCAGCCCGCGGGCATCGAGCTCGAGGCGTACAGCGCCTACGCCCCCGGCGACGACCTGCGCCACCTCGACTGGAACGCCGTCGGCCGGCTCGACGCCCTCCTCGTCCGCCGCTTCACCGCCGAGCGCGAGGTGCTCGTGCACCTCCTCCTCGACTGCAGCGCCTCGATGGGGGTTCCGGTGCGCGACGGGAAGCTCGCGGCCGCGCGCCAGCTGGCGATGGCGCTCGCGCAGGTCGCGCTGGCCGGCAACGACGCGGTCCGCGTGGCGCTGCTCGGCGGTGGCACCGTCCCGCGCGAGACGCCCGTGTATCGCTTCGGCTGGCGGCAGGGACAGCCGGCGACGGGCGTCGCGCGCCTGGCCGCGTTCCTCGCCGCGGCCGAGGCGCGCGGCGCGGTCGCGCTCGGCGCGGCGCTCGAGGACCACGCGCGGCGGCACCCGCGCCCGGGTGCCGCCCTCGTCATCTCGGACTTCATGACCGACCCGGCCGAGGTCGAGGGCGGCGTGCTGGCGCTCAGGGCGCGCGGCTACGGCGTCGTCCTGCTCCACGTGATCGGCGCCGGCGAGCTCGAGCCCGGCCGCGAGTTCCGCCATGGCGTGCTGCGCGACGTCGAGTCGGGGGCCACCCGCCCGATCGCCCTCACCCGCGCGGTGCTCGAGCGCTACGAGGCACTGCTCGCCGGCCACCTGGCAGCGCTCGAGGCCCTCGCCCGGCGCACCGAGACGACCTACGCCCGCATGACCACCGCCTCGACCGTCGGCGAGTTCGTCACCGGCGAGCTCGCCCGCGTGGGCGTCGTCCGGCGACGATGA
- a CDS encoding MoxR family ATPase yields MKAAVAADAVRDFQETFAAVQREIGKAVVGHEQAIEAILTAFFAGGHVLIEGVPGIGKTLIVRSLAEALNLSFSRVQFTVDLMPADITGTRIISEGPDGRREFVFIPGPVFAHVLLADEINRATPKTQSALLEAMAEQQVTVAGKTYPLAPPFFVLATLNPIEMEGTYQLPEAQLDRFLFKVLLDYPTEPELERIFSTTTGAQLATVTPVLPRETAAARVEQLKRLVRQVLVAPHIERYVAALVRLTATDETASRYVTYGSSPRGGQALILGAKVLALLDGRPHVAADDVERVAPAALRHRLVLNFTAGAAGADAEQIVARVLASARRLRP; encoded by the coding sequence GTGAAGGCCGCCGTCGCCGCGGACGCCGTCCGCGACTTCCAGGAGACGTTCGCGGCCGTGCAGCGCGAGATCGGCAAGGCGGTGGTCGGCCACGAGCAGGCCATCGAGGCGATCCTGACCGCGTTCTTCGCGGGCGGACACGTCCTCATCGAGGGCGTGCCGGGCATCGGCAAGACGCTGATCGTGCGCTCGCTGGCCGAGGCCCTCAACCTGAGCTTCAGCCGCGTCCAGTTCACCGTCGACCTGATGCCGGCCGACATCACCGGCACACGGATCATCAGCGAGGGACCCGACGGCCGCCGCGAGTTCGTCTTCATCCCGGGGCCCGTGTTCGCGCACGTGCTCCTCGCCGACGAGATCAACCGCGCCACGCCGAAGACGCAGTCGGCGTTGCTCGAGGCGATGGCGGAGCAGCAGGTGACGGTGGCGGGCAAGACCTACCCGCTGGCGCCGCCCTTCTTCGTGCTGGCCACCCTCAATCCGATCGAGATGGAGGGAACCTACCAGCTGCCCGAGGCCCAGCTCGACCGCTTCCTCTTCAAGGTCCTGCTCGACTACCCGACGGAGCCCGAGCTCGAGCGCATCTTCAGCACGACGACCGGGGCGCAGCTGGCCACGGTGACCCCCGTGCTGCCGCGCGAGACGGCGGCGGCGCGCGTGGAGCAGCTCAAGCGGCTCGTGAGGCAGGTGCTCGTCGCACCCCACATCGAGCGGTACGTCGCCGCGCTCGTGCGGCTCACGGCGACCGATGAGACGGCGTCGCGCTACGTGACCTACGGCTCGAGCCCGCGCGGCGGGCAGGCGCTGATCCTCGGCGCCAAGGTGCTGGCGCTCCTCGACGGCCGCCCGCACGTCGCCGCCGACGACGTCGAGCGGGTGGCGCCCGCCGCGCTCCGCCACCGCCTGGTGCTCAACTTCACCGCCGGCGCGGCGGGCGCCGACGCCGAGCAGATCGTCGCACGCGTGCTGGCCTCGGCGCGCCGCCTACGGCCATGA